Below is a window of Burkholderia cepacia DNA.
CGTCGTTCGACGGACTGATTCCCGCGCTGAAGGGCCGCAAATTCGACGCGATCAACTCGGCGATGCATGTAACAGCAAAGCGCGTTGAAGCGATCGATTTCACAACGATCATTTATCAGACGCCATCCCGCTTGGTTGCTCGTTCGAACAGTGGGTTGGTGCCTACGATTCAATCGCTAAAGGGCAAGCAGATAGGCGTATTGCAGGGATCCATTCACGAAAATTACGCCCGAACCCGTTGGGAACCATTCGGAACTCGGGTCGTTCCGTATCAAGATCAAAATCAGATTTACGCAGACCTCATCACCGGCAGGTTGGATGCCACTTTTGCTGAGGAAATCACTGTTCAGAAGGGTTTTCTATCGAGGGCGGAAGGCCGTGGATTTGGTTTCTCTGGTGGGGCGATCGTCGACGATAGCATTATGGGGCCTGGCGTCGCATTTGGAATTAGAAAGGGCGATGAGGTTCTGAAGCTTCGTTTGAATGAGGCAATAAAAAATATAAAAAATAACGGGACCCTGGATCTGCTGGCTAAGAAATATTTTCCCGCTGGAGGGGTCGTAATTAAATAGGGATATTTCCTGCGGGAAGCGGGGTTGCGACAATCAAGGCGGTCCGCGGTGCTGCGATCGCCACATAAGTCAATTCATATTTAATCTGGATTATTAAATTTATGGATACGAGTAAATCTCAGAATAGAAAATTCAATAGCAAGGATTCTATTCTGGAGCGTGTAAACAAAGAATTTGACAAGGAGATTCGTCGCAATTCAGAGTGGACGATTCGCGAAAAATTTTCTGCGGCGGCGCACATACTGGCCGCTGAAGGTCATAGTCCTGGGCTGGCGGGGCAGATAACAGCCCGAATTGACAATCAACAATTCTTGACGCTCCCTGTTAGCCTTGGATTTGACGAAGCCGCGACATCAAATTTAATCGTGATTGACGATGACCTTCATGTAATTGAAGGGAATGGAATGGCGAATGAGGCGGTGCGTTTCCATTTGTGGATTTATGATGCGCGACCGGATGTTTGTGCAATCGTACACACCCACGCACCGGCGACCTCCGCGCTAGCAATGATAGGGCAACCTCTGACAATTGCTCATATGGATATGACGATGTTCCAGGATCAATGTGCCTATCTATCGGACTGGCCTGGATTGCCGATTAGCGATGACGAGGGGGTCATTATCTCGCAGGCGCTCGGAGACAAAAAGAGCATTCTACTGGCCAATCATGGGCTACTCACTGTTGGTGCGAGCATTGAAGAGGCAACCTACCTGGCATTTTTCTTCGAGCGCGCAGCAGCAATGCAGCTTTCGGCTCTTGCGTCGGGTGCAATTTGCGCTGTTGATCCTGATAAGGCGCGAGAGGCAGGGGCATTTTTGATGAAGCGTGTGATTGTTGAGCAAACATTTGATTATTGGGCGCGGAAATACAGTTCGATTTCTGTCGATAAATAACCGAGGTAAATAAAGTTCCGCTCCGGATTTAGTTGGAAAGTTTCAGATCTTTGGGGTGGTCCAATCGTCTTGGGCGGCGTGCTGGCCGGCGAAATCTGCCGGCGTCGTCTATTGCGGCGTCGCATGAGGGGGGCGATGTTGTTAGTCAAGCGTTAGGGGTTGATTTGGGTTGATAAATCGTGCCGTCGCGCAGCATGGCGAACAGAACGTCGCAGCGTCACCGTGCAAGTGGTGAGGGTTTGGTTGTGACGCTTGCCTTGCTGGATCTTGCGCGAGTAATAGGCCCGCGAGACTGGGTCTCGTAAGGCTGCGAAGGCCGAGCGGAACAAGGCTCGCTTGAGTACCTTGTTGCCCCGTCTGGATAGGTGCTCGCCACGGATCGACGAGCCTGAGCGCCTGATGACCGGCGCGAGGCGAGCGTAGGCCGCCAGATGGGCGGCCGAAGCGAGGGTTTTGTGGGCAACTTCGGTCAGGCGTCTGGCTGCGGTCCTGACGCCGACTTCCGGCATGCTGGTCAGGACCGGCCAAAGAGGGTGAGCAAGCACCAGTCGTTCAACCTCGGCTGCGACCTCGTCGCGTTGCCGACGCAAGGCCGCAAGTTGCTGGGTCAAACGGGGCATGACGATGGTGGCGGCTTGCGTGCCGGGCACGGTCACGGCTTGTTCGCCCAGCGCCTGAACGATCTTGGCCGCTAAGCCTTTGCCCATGCGGGGAGCGAGCCTGGTCAGGCGATTGGCGAGCGTCTTCTCGCTGGTGCCGGCAAGCGCGGCGGGCGACGGATAGCGCTCAAGCAGATCGAGTAACGCTGGACGGTCAAGGCGCGGTCCGAGAACACGCTCGAGCGCAAGGATGAATCTGAGTAAGCCGGCCGTTATTACGGTTACCGGTTTGAGTGACCTGAGCGGCGAGATCATCATCGAAGCCGCACAGCACGGTGAGCTCGGCGAGGTGCTCGTCGGCCAATCGAAGCGAGCGCAGCGTATGCGGCATCGAGCTGGCGGCTTCGGCAATGATCGCGGCATTGCGGGCACCGGTCTTGACTTCACCGGTATGCAGATCGGTAATGCGGCGCGTGGCCAGTCCGGGCAGATAGGTGACGAGTATGCCTTCAGCGCGGGCGACGGCCACTGGAAGCGCGTCGATGGTGGACGGCTGGTCGACGACGAACTGGAGTCGACCATGAGTCTTGAGTTCGACGATGAGGACACGCCGCTTGGCCATCGCGTTCGAGCATTGCAGCGAGAAGCATCCCTGTAGCGCGCTGAAATATCGCTTGCCTTGCGAATTCCAGCGCCCGATGGATTCAGCAACCTTAGTGTGATGCCGTGTCCGGAGCTACAGGGGCAACGCCAATCGAGCCGTGGGCGTTCATCGCAAACCCAACTTCCGAATTCCCCAAAGAGAGGCGAAACTCAGCGTTGCAGCGGCAACAAGGTAGAAACTTGGCGCCAACTGATTGCCAGTGACGCCTATTAGCCAAGTAATAATGAACGGTGCGAATCCGCCGAATATTGTGACCGACAAGTTATATCCGATCGACATACCCGTAGTGCGCGTCTGCGTGGAGAAGAGCTCGCTTAGCAATGCAGGTAAAACACCAAAGTAAGCACTGATCAAGACGCCGAAGAAGATTTGAGCTGCAACAAGTGTCTCGATTCCAGGATGGCGATGAAGTACGTGGAATAGGGGGTATGAGAATATGAGAAAAATCCCGGCCGCAGTCAACATGATTCCAGTTCTTCCGAATCGATCTGAAAGGTGGCCAAAAATTGGAGCCGCGATCATCTGAATGACGCCCGTCATAATCGTTGCCGCAAATGCGGCGGATGCTGGAATGCCCAATTGTTTGATCGCATACGTGGGCATATATACGATGAGATAAGAGGATACGGTGCCGACCACGACAGCTCCGACGGCAAGCAAAAGGCGTTGCTTCTGAGTAGCGAACGTATCTGCCAATGGTGTCTGCGTCGTCTCCGAGGTCAGGAACTCGGGTGTTTCGTTAATGCTGGTCCGTATGTAATATGCAACAGGTCCAATCAGAAGGCCAAAGAAGAATGGAATTCTCCACCCCCAATTGAGTACTTGTTCTGGTGTCAGGGAGGTCGTGAGAATTGTGCCGGCTAACGCGGCGAGCAATGTTGTGAGACCTTGGCTTGCTGCTTGCCAGCTTGAATAAAACCCTCTCCGATGACCTCCATGCTCGGCGAGAAATGCGGTTGCGCTACCGAATTCCCCTCCTGCAGAGAAGCCTTGAATCATCCGTGCGATAACTATACCTATCGGGGCGAGCACTCCAATTGACTGATAAGTTGGCAT
It encodes the following:
- a CDS encoding transporter substrate-binding domain-containing protein, producing MKHTATLKLAFALACAIGSGAALADAQTLRFGLEAQYPPFESKAPNGDLQGFDIDIGNAVCQTAKLSCKWVETSFDGLIPALKGRKFDAINSAMHVTAKRVEAIDFTTIIYQTPSRLVARSNSGLVPTIQSLKGKQIGVLQGSIHENYARTRWEPFGTRVVPYQDQNQIYADLITGRLDATFAEEITVQKGFLSRAEGRGFGFSGGAIVDDSIMGPGVAFGIRKGDEVLKLRLNEAIKNIKNNGTLDLLAKKYFPAGGVVIK
- a CDS encoding aldolase; protein product: MDTSKSQNRKFNSKDSILERVNKEFDKEIRRNSEWTIREKFSAAAHILAAEGHSPGLAGQITARIDNQQFLTLPVSLGFDEAATSNLIVIDDDLHVIEGNGMANEAVRFHLWIYDARPDVCAIVHTHAPATSALAMIGQPLTIAHMDMTMFQDQCAYLSDWPGLPISDDEGVIISQALGDKKSILLANHGLLTVGASIEEATYLAFFFERAAAMQLSALASGAICAVDPDKAREAGAFLMKRVIVEQTFDYWARKYSSISVDK
- a CDS encoding MFS transporter; this encodes MVSTTIVSQEARPASPHAWRVIAAASIGNALEWFDLVIYAFFAVTISKLFFPSGSDTVSLLLTLGTFGVSFFMRPLGAVVLGVYADRVGRKAALTLSILLMMVGTLLIAIMPTYQSIGVLAPIGIVIARMIQGFSAGGEFGSATAFLAEHGGHRRGFYSSWQAASQGLTTLLAALAGTILTTSLTPEQVLNWGWRIPFFFGLLIGPVAYYIRTSINETPEFLTSETTQTPLADTFATQKQRLLLAVGAVVVGTVSSYLIVYMPTYAIKQLGIPASAAFAATIMTGVIQMIAAPIFGHLSDRFGRTGIMLTAAGIFLIFSYPLFHVLHRHPGIETLVAAQIFFGVLISAYFGVLPALLSELFSTQTRTTGMSIGYNLSVTIFGGFAPFIITWLIGVTGNQLAPSFYLVAAATLSFASLWGIRKLGLR